From one Triticum aestivum cultivar Chinese Spring chromosome 4B, IWGSC CS RefSeq v2.1, whole genome shotgun sequence genomic stretch:
- the LOC123091094 gene encoding adenylylsulfatase HINT3: protein MSPPRRLAVLCSHLRPDGAEPPAENERPAGQKTVISTSPCGDDGRGAAAGRVGDREAESCVFCRIIRDEAPAFKLYEDDVCVCILDSHPLALGHSLIIPKCHFSSMEVTPPHVIAAMCSKVPFLSNAIMKATDCDAFNLVVNNGEAAGQVIFHTHFHIIPRRSGDKLWPTESFRRSSIEPNETSSLISCIKKQLDSSED from the exons ATGTCCCCGCCGAGGCGCCTCGCCGTGCTCTGCTCCCACCTCCGCCCCGACGGCGCGGAGCCTCCAGCCGAGAATGAGCGGCCGGCCGGGCAGAAAACGGTGATATCCACCTCTCCGTGCGGAGACGACGGCCGCGGCGCGGCGGCCGGTCGCGTGGGGGATCGGGAGGCGGAGAGCTGCGTCTTCTGCCGGATCATACGCGACGAGGCGCCGGCGTTCAAG CTCTACGAAGATGATGTATGCGTTTGCATATTGGATTCTCACCCATTGGCTCTTGG GCATTCGTTGATAATTCCAAAATGCCATTTTTCATCTATGGAGGTCACTCCACCTCAT GTCATAGCAGCAATGTGTTCCAAAGTACCTTTTCTGAGCAATGCAATTATGAAGGCTACTGACTGCG ATGCATTCAACTTGGTCGTCAATAATGGAGAAGCTGCAGGACAAGTTATTTTCCAT ACCCACTTCCACATAATTCCTCGTAGATCTGGTGACAAGTTGTGGCCTACAGAG AGCTTTAGGAGGAGCTCTATTGAGCCAAATGAAACCTCGAGTCTTATTAGCTGCATCAAGAAGCAACTTGATTCTTCAGAAGACTGA
- the LOC123091092 gene encoding plant UBX domain-containing protein 11, whose protein sequence is MEITLNSLTYKGSIPDAINQSRREKKLFVIYISGQDEMSSSLEQSTLVDEHVAAVISRCCIFLQLKQGDVDALQFSAIYPQKSVPSISVVGLNGAMLWNHEGYISPEDLKESIDKAWAALQLQETAATLLAASLASRMSEPANTASTTMPGEDGSSTSENHSNSSGQSSESSAVRGFANSTDLVAQPPSSTSHAELLKTSEIPKSDSAPCNITAEEKLDSACQALLPDFPASSNVDSSTDPNQTGSTPSPKRKNMVDGNSTKVPSKPASSLPTRSTPQLPVEQDKETTSRAIEVTTDSAKKDDIQLAIRMPDGPSLQIKLTKEDVLRKVKTFVDENQGSGIGSYNLAMLYPRKVFTEQDLETTLYELGIETRQALVVVPNRQSVKVARHQSSLPSSDLDRTGDTDRSGGWGFLGAALSYVNPLSYLRGNPTPSNPDQLGNEGSQQYRPSSQSQPLRGDGSQQTATHSSGNTLRRRPQQFGGNIHTLSSEEQDPSDNRNVFWNGNSTEFGGDEKK, encoded by the exons ATGGAAATCACACTTAATTCCTTGACGTACAAAGGTTCGATTCCAGATGCAATTAATCAATCAAGAAGGGAGAAAAAACTCTTTGTAATTTACATATCAG GTCAAGATGAAATGTCAAGTAGTTTGGAACAGTCTACATTGGTTGATGAACAT GTGGCTGCAGTGATAAGCAGATGTTGCATATTCTTGCAACTAAAACAAGGCGATGTTGATGCGCTTCAATTTTCAGCTATCT ATCCACAGAAGTCTGTCCCAAGTATATCTGTCGTTGGACTGAATGGTGCTATGCTATGGAATCATG AGGGGTATATTAGCCCAGAAGATCTTAAGGAAAGCATTGATAAAGCTTGGGCTGCACTTCAACTGCAG GAGACAGCGGCAACCCTGTTAGCTGCATCACTTGCTTCAAGAATGTCTGAACCTGCGAATACTGCTTCGACAACTATGCCTGGTGAAGACGGTTCATCTACTTCAGAAAATCATTCCAATTCATCAGGTCAATCCTCAGAGTCTTCTGCCGTCCGTGGGTTTGCTAATTCTACTGATTTGGTAGCACAACCACCTAGTAGCACAAGCCATGCT GAGCTTCTCAAGACAAGTGAAATCCCAAAATCAGATTCAGCTCCATGCAACATAACCGCTGAGGAAAAGCTAGATTCAGCATGTCAGGCTCTGTTGCCAGATTTTCCAGCAAGCTCAAATGTGGACAGTTCCACAGATCCAAATCAGACAGGCAGTACACCTTCGCCAAAAAGGAAGAATATGGTGGATGGGAATAGCACTAAAGTTCCCTCCAAGCCAGCTTCTAGCCTACCAACTAGGAGTACTCCACAGTTGCCTGTGGAACAAGATAAGGAAACTACTAGCAGAGCTATTGAAGTGACCACAGATTCTGCAAAGAAAGATGATATTCAGCTGGCCATTCGTATGCCTGATGGACCTAGCCTGCAGATTAAACTGACAAAAGAAGATGTTTTAAGGAAGGTGAAGACTTTTGTGGATGAAAACCAAGGTAGTGGGATTGGATCATATAATCTTGCAATGCTTTATCCTAGAAAAGTGTTCACGGAACAAG ATCTGGAAACCACATTGTATGAGTTGGGTATTGAAACCCGCCAGGCCCTTGTTGTCGTTCCGAATCGTCAATCTGTTAAAGTGGCAAGGCACCAATCGTCATTGCCATCCAGTGATCTGGATCGCACTGGGGATACAGACAGGTCGGGTGGTTGGGGTTTTCTGGGGGCAGCGTTATCATACGTGAATCCATTGTCCTACTTGAGAGGAAATCCCACCCCATCAAATCCTGATCAACTGGGAAATGAAGGCTCGCAGCAGTACA GACCAAGCTCTCAATCCCAACCTCTTCGTGGTGATGGAAGTCAACAAACAGCTACTCATAGCTCTGGAAATACCTTGAGAAGGCGGCCCCAACAGTTCGGTGGCAACATTCACACTCTAAGCAGTGAAGAACAAGATCCATCTGATAATAGAAATGTCTTCTGGAATGGGAATTCTACAGAGTTTGGAGGCGATGAAAAGAAATAG